From the Cataglyphis hispanica isolate Lineage 1 chromosome 24, ULB_Chis1_1.0, whole genome shotgun sequence genome, the window tacatgttaaatcattcaaaaatcatattttattaattcaaattttcgaAAAGTGTGATTGTGAAAATGATCCGCTCGTGccgatggatttttttttcccgatgCGTCGTACTAGCGCATCGGATTGCAGGATGACGCGATCGTTAAATCATCCATCTTTTGTGTCGCATATCGGGAATTACGCAACGACGCGCCCTCGGcgtattatacatacacagaacgtacatatatgtatacatcgcGCGATGCATCACGATGTATCTTTTCACCACCCAGTACGTGGGTCGCATTCGTGTTGACTCGGCGTGATTCGGGTGCATTCGTGTAACAACGACGGCAAATCAGATACAATCGATAGCGTGAAAATCGCGAATGGAGATaggagtgagagagagagagagaggcagagaAGCTGCCTCACTTTACTCACTCGCGTCCAGCTGGTCGAGCTGTCAGCTGTCAGTCGTGTTCTCGTACGTCGTGTCGCGTTCCTCGCGTGTCATGGGAGCGCGGTAGTGTCTGTGTACAGGAAGCCCATCACGATTGATCGATTTATTCCGCGCGTACGCTGGCTGCGACATCGATGAATAAGATGCGCCTCGAAAATGTTGCAAGAGGAAGATGAAGCCCTGTACGAGATCGCGTCCGATCCGTAAGTAGTAATTGGCGGTAGTAATAAGCGATAATACATGATGCGATCTTTCTATcgcaagagagagaatcttGTGTGCGTAATCAATCGTAGGTTTACTCTCATTGTTAGTTTGTCACCCTTCTTATTTCACAttccacgcgcgcgcgcgctcgtgcACCTCTAAAAATAACGCGTGTTTGAGGAACGTGCTGTCCTGTCATAGTAAAGCGCGCTAATTATAGTCCTTTAAAGAGATGACTAAGGGAAGGAGGCATTTCTCTGTACGAGTATCGTAACATGCCAGGAACGATATGCCAGGATTGTAAGAGGTTTACAGACCCTGAGATTTTTAGGTTAACTGATCGCTTTTCGCGAAAGGCTATCtcgttttttaaatgtatctaatatagtttacaatatttaacaagtttaataaatattttagtatacttacaagaatataaagtatagataattaataaattaatcaaaatataatatagagatgatacttaagaataaaatataatagatactgTAGTATCgataacttatattattatatcacgtttAAGCGAAATTGAATTTACGTTGAATCACATTTCTTAAAACTTtcgatatcttatataaatatttgctttagATGAACTcacatgtaattaaaatttatatattttgttatcagtgattttctgttttttactCATCAATTAAGTTTGAATGGGTGTTAAAATGTAAACTTATCtgctataaaaaagttataatcttttttttatgtagaaaGTATAATTTGTGAGACTCTGTTGctttcatctttctctctagAGGATagcatgttttatatatgtgatttCTCATTCAGATTGAAAACAAgtgaaatattgcaaaaactaTCTTTCATTACTttgatctatattttttaagaaaatatggaAATCTTTTCAGGAAGGGAGAAGAGATCCAAAAACTTAGTGTTATACAAAGTCTACCAAGTCTTTTAGCTACCGACACGCAATCATGTATGTCTCGAGTGGTACCTAAGATGCAGCAGTCTCTGGCTACTGCATCAACCGAGTTTCACATAGCAGCATCATCTAcgtttaaaacaattttagagCAAAAGCTTGTCAGTCATAATGTTTTTAGTCAGACATTCCttcaaagtatattaaattctctgGAGAGTCGTGATCCAGGTAAACATATGtctaattgttaactaattaaagtaacaataattattattttatagactgcaaaattttacagttaagattactaaatattatctttgtatttccattttattctaatttgcttttattttacctGTCAATGTTAAAGTTATCTCTCGCGCATGGTTGGAGACCTTACTGGATGTGATAGAGTTACTGCCGGTAGAAGTTGTAAGAGGACAGGTAAAGGCAATCTTTAGAAAtcgatatattcaatattttattacattcaagTAGATGTAGTGAAACATATATGTTTCCATttgtataatgcatataaaatatatttaaatcagcaaacaattttataaaaaaaataatgcataaaaagataaaataaaaaaaagtgatatacaattatgcaaatagttttcaaatagagaattaagaaagaagcattgtaatttaattattaaatcattaaatcattacctaaatgtaataaaatagctcttttttttttagatggataataataagaatattctcTTACAGATTCTTCCATTGACTATAAGTAAAGGACAATTGTCACAACCTGTCTACTCTAGGATAACATGCAGCAGATTATTGGGAAAGATTTGTACACGATTTGATTCTGCTATgtgagtatatttatttatttatatatttgaatataactaattttcataattgtatcatttataataaatcaatacaaaatttttaaatgaaataataatttttaagactatttcctacataaatatatattaattattcaagtgTCATTAATGGggttaatttaaatcatatttatcaagCAGTTgcttattacttatttttgtacattataaaagaaatgctaACTAGAGATTTACATttcatgtttaaataatttataatttattgcttgTATGttctatttgataaataagcATCATTACTCAACCATTAAAATTGTCAGGATACAAAAGGAGGTTCTACCAACAGTACACTCTCTCTGTCAGGATGTAAATAGCGACGTGCGCGCTAATATTTGTTTGCAATTACGTTTTGTTGCGGAGAATCTTGGTGCTGAATCTGTGAAACCTGCTTTACTACCGTCTTTAGTAGAATTAGCAAGTGACGAAGAAAGCAATGTAAGATATGCCTCTGTACAGACAATAGTGTATTTACTACCTCATCTTCAGGAAGGTgagttttataaacaatattttaaagagctatttcaaattttaaagaatagattACATAGTagggaaaaatatttcttgacaCAGTAAAAATTAACTGAAACAAATTGTTTATAGatacaataaaacatataatagcACCACTTGTTAAAAAACTATGTGAAAATGCAGCTAAATCAGAAGATAATGTGATATGCATAATAGCTGAACAGTTGGGAAAACTTGTACTTGGCCTAGAAAGTAAGAGAaatcatttttgcatttatgttGGTGCATACATGCAGtgcatgtttaaataataatattcaaacagaacttaatatatacttaattatatatacttaaatataatagaaataataattttagaatgctTATCAATATCAGAGAAAACATGGTTCTTAAAGTATTTTCAACAACTTGCACAGATGGGAATACCATCgttgaaaaaagagaaaccaCAGTTTACATTTGTaagtatattttgtaaatctatatatataaaattctcattaaataaattttctatatataacacatagtTACagtgtataataatgtattgtaCAGTAAATAgttagtatatgtatatacttgtattgtgcaaatatatataaatcataaataaatgtatttttataaattattatatcttatgtaAATTGATTCCAAAAAGTattgacatattattttttgattgtaacatatttatattttatttaaattttgtagattAGTAGCAATCCTAAACAAgatgaaagatatattaaatgcagaGAACATTGTGCATTTAATTTGCCtgcaatgtttatttttgtatcaagCTCTTCAGAAGATGTAAATGCGTTACTTACGACATTTGATGCACTGACAAGTGATCATTATTATATGGTTCGGAGAACTGTTGCATGTGGAATTCACGAAGTAAGATTAAGTATGTTATGCTCATTAGATTACCATagcaatattgtatatatacagtaaagtaataatttgtaGGTGTCGAAGGTTTTAGGATCAAAAAGTGTACGGATAAggggaaatttaataaaattattgaaagatgATTCCGAGGAAGTGCTTCAAGGCTTAATTCCTCATTTAGGATTGACATTGGAAAATTTAGCCGAAAATCAAACTGTTGGAACAGATAGAgtggtaattaaattttaaaacatttaaggTTCaagataatttgtttattatcttaaattattgtattatctgTTATAGGATTCTACTCTGATGGAAATAGGTAAAGCCTTGTTGAAGTGTGAAGCCAAAGTCGCGGGTACATACAATTGGAGATTGGCGTCGTTGATGCATGCGCAACTAGAGATTTTACCTAAATGTTTTCCCAGTGATTTTATATACTCATATTTCGTGCCAATGGCTTTCTCCAGAATTTTGCATGCAGTGagttcataaaattttgtttttattgaaaacattatagatttaataaacaGTTTTAATCCTAAAATTTTAGCGGCCGATACCGGTACGTCTTGCCGCAGGAACACTTTTTCTTGTCCTTCTACGATACAACATGAAATCTATACAAAGAGCGGAACTGCGTAATAGAATCTTTACGGATATAGCTAATAACCCTGATTGTTATGTGAGAATGATGTTTGTCCGCATGATGATCGAAGCGttggaaattttttcttccgttTATTTTAAGGAACACTTTTTCAATGTCTTATTGAATTTGGCTGAAGATCCAATAGCTAATATAAGAATGAAAGTAGTATCTTTACTGCCACAACTAAAGAGTCAGCTGTGGATACCAACCGATAAGAAATTACTGACATCATTAGAGTCGATTGTGAGGCATTTGGTTAATAATGAAAAGGATAGAGATGTGctacttattttaaaaagcgttACGCAAAAATTAGACGAAATAGATGTCAAATATGAAGGCCAGACTGTAagtaatataacaaatgtgCAGATCACATgtgatatgtgtgtgtgtgtatatatatatatatattatttcttggaTACAATTCTTTGTTTAGTTAACAACAAAGCTTACCAAACAAGATATAGAAGATGCCAAAAAAttggaagaggaaaaaaaattgttgggTATAAATACAGGAAAGTCAACGACTGGAAGTATAGTAAAGAAAGGTATTGACATAAAcgtttattaatctatttattgcttttattgattaaatattatcaagaatttagatatttatttgtgtatatgtacaaatcacagaaatgattatatatacatatatattatatatgtgtaacttaaaaaaattacattaacataaatgcattattaattttacatgtttttttgcttttattgtaaaatatatatttctacttttaatgacatacacacatataactaatagtagaatttttttttatttttaaaggcaattaaaatcttataaagtaataaagatattattaattaattacattaccaagaaataaatttttatgttaaagatttatgtattggtaaaatataacattatattttttcaggtTGGACAAGAACAGGGAATGATATTTCTGCAAGAGGATTGTAAGTtcgaaatttgaatatattaatttattaaataaaatataaaataataaaataatatatctatatttgtcagaaattattgtatattattatttattagtcaaTATGTATGCAATCTATGTTTCAGGCAAAAAGGTGAGCGTCTAGTGAATAATGAAGCATCTTATGAAACAAAGTTGttattaatgaaatgtaagcaacttatattatttaataataacagaaattGAGAAGCGGAAATCTGTATCCAAGTAATCCTGCCATCTGTGTTGCAAGCCCAAGccattttttaaagtacaaatCTTTGttttgtgttaattattaaagggAGCAACTGGATTAAACGAATTTTAgctaaaacattatttcaaaattaattgattaaaaaaaattgataacataactaatagtaataattcttattgtaACTCgttttaatactaaaatttaatatcttgcaGATGGAGCTGCACCATCGCGTCAAATGGTCGAAAGCTTAAAAACAAGGTAAGCAAaatttaacgtaaaaaaaactattttaaaggATACAAAACTAATGCAGAactaatgtttaaaaataacataattatttatatgtgctctcaaattcaaacaatttacaattatatatagcaaattTTATAAGTGGCCAAAATCTTATCtagttttatagtttatttattatataaataatattttactaatatgtatgttttaaaataggaATTAGCATTCTATTAACATTaactttatagaaaaaagtttaattgtaAGTTATATCCGCTTTATATTTCTAACAGAATTCTACTAACACATCCTTGGGAAAGAGTAGGATATTTCAATTCGCATACTAATACGCCGCTTCTTAATTTTGAGAACGAATCATCTAATGACTATACGCAAAAGCTGCAATGTAGCTGCTCCAAGTTGGCTGTATTCCAGGCTCTCTTGCAATTGCCGGATACTTGCGAACAAGAGTATAAGAGTAGTGATGCGTTCCAATGCGGTTCGTATTACGATACCGACAATGATCGCGCAAAGTTTCGAGAACAATCGATTCAAGCAAACGATTTTAATAACTCTTCCACCTTTGCTTCAAAACCTTTTCTTCTGCCGCTTGTAAGAGAAGATAATAAGCAAGAGTCGCAACAGCATTCCCTACTAACAGGGCGGGATTACTCGCATGAATTTCCTGCTAACATTGACAAGGACAGAGCACCGAACTTTGCCGGTCTGAGAGCACTAACGGACGCGGCTCACTATAATTCTTGTTGGGCTTTTAGCTCCATGCCGGAAATACCCGTGATGCAGTCGGACGATGAATTCTTAGTGGATGCCGGTATAAGGATACCCGCGCAATTTTCCGCGTCCCCGAGCGCATCTAAAATCCCGCATTTGCAAGATTTTATCGCCACGAGGAGACGACCAAACAACAGCACCGTTCCGAGACGAAACAGCATGAATTTTGATAAGGTCAAGTTCAAGAGACATTCCTCTGTTGAATACGAAGATTGCATGAAACGGACGAGTGAGAATGATGATCCATCATCAATGAAAAGTACGCAAACTTCGATAGATTATGAAGAAGGTTTGCGACAGCATAATATGTTGAAGGAAAATCTGAGCGACCAGCAATCGTCTAAAACTAAAAGATATTCGGCGCCGTACGGAAGAACTAGGTTTGGATGGGATGCTAGTCAAGAAAGATCTGtggatgaaaaatttaagagaaattcTTTGATACTCGATAAGGATAAATTGAGATTTGCTAATTCCAAATGCGTGCTAGATCGCACGAAACGTCATTCCACAAATTTTAGCTTGAAACTATCCGATTCTAAAGAAACGAAGCAAAACGTGAAACGTCACAGTCTAGAGGATCATACAACGGTACATCGAACTATAAAAGGATACTTTTCGACATTGGATGTAAATCATAATCAAGGTCTTAGCAAAATTCCATTAAGAAATGTTGAGTCTCGTAGCAGAACCGCGCCCACTACCAGAGCATCCAGCCCCGTACTTATGGAATCGCGGTTGAGATTTGATGTCGAGAATTGTGACGACATTCGAAGTTCTGCTAGCGACAGACATTTAAGTAGATTTAGCTCGAGTGACGAGGAGGTCGACAAATTATGTAGGATGCTATTACATTCTCAAACAAAGAATGTAATAGCACAGAGTAGCACAAGCGGAACACCAAGAAATAGACGAAGATATCCTATTCACCTGttaatgaagaaattataaaacggtattattctttctgttatgtatctttcatataatttttacacaactcttctataattgcatttagcaactatatattgattttcatatacagattttcaaatttatttcacaacaAAGTTAAATTGATTAGGGATAATATATAGGTGCTTTGaagttttttttgcaaaatttataattgaatataaatttgattttatgcgATTAATTTTTCAGCATCTTAAACATAATGTTGCAAGTAAAGAGATAATTCTCACAACattcaatatttgtattataaattatgatattatttacgttattaatatgtatttttatttatttttataaaattatattgtacatgtaCCGTTGTATACTACTATTCTTTCAAATCTAAAATCACATATCTGAACGTACAACATCATTGATAATTCTGATTCTGGAATAAGAGATTTCAAGAGAaatcacaaataataaaattatttggaaaGTCGTAACCATATAAGAATTGTTTTGAGAATATGTACAAACTTTAATTGCATATTGGCATTAACGAAATTAAGTTTGCATtgtataataactttatatacatGCTAATTAGCCTATCAGttattatcattgtttttaattaaggtTCTATAAACAGGGTATATCTTTATAACTCATTGAGTAATATGGCAATTTTTCTGCATTGTGCCTTTTGTATACAGTAGTTTGCATTATTCACTTAATATAATGCAAGTatctataaattcttattttattttcaatttacataacagaatattttttatccaattcctaatatttagaatattttttttttataaaaagaagagtttttttcttaaaagtcgatatattttatctaatatcctttttagctttaaatttaatatacataattacttataaatatcgttgtgaaatatttattgacgataagagatacattttattaaaaatgtttaggcttaatacaaaattaattgcttgTGAAATGGCCCTATGTACTTATATgagataagataatattatattgattttttagtattttttattatttgctgaatcaaattatgaagaaaaaacatGTACGCTTATTTGGAGAAAGACTGTTTTTTAGATtctgcaatttaaaattatagaataaaaaaaatgagagggagatatttcatttatatgttacttcatagatacatatttaatatttaataatattggcCTCTAATACAGAAAggttataatttctaaatgctaatagtattaaaaatggTTGTTATTAAGAAATGAGTTATTCTAGATCTtaggataaaatattattaaatgaagaTTTATTCTGATAGCGAGCGCCTAGAATCTAGTCTGCATAGATATATAGTCTACGAAAAATCTGGAAAGGTATAGTCATAATTCGAGATTTGagaagtaataataaagattagtagataaacatttatataatcattcttagttttaattgatatatttgagcctcaattataaagattgatgtatgttattatttttatgcatttgttTCAGTATAGCtgctattattaatcattatttaagttaacgatatcattatttaaatttatttttcattttttaaatttattatttatgagaaaaattaatcaaaaggAGAGAATAAATGGCACGATTCAGTAAAAAGATCATATCTATACAAATCAATCATAAtacttttgaaaagaaaattatttgatattaatatattaaattattttatttacaaagaatTAGCTGTCTGAACATATGTTTAGTTTAAGTCATAGATCTCAAATTATGACTATATTTCTTtccaatataatacatatacattcagAGTGTcccattaataaatatttttggaatgaTGCAAAGTATATCATTTTTCTGCTTTTCAAATGTATGGTTTATTGGAATCTTTTCAAgatttgagagaaaatatatattaataagtattttcaaatttttatagatataagttataattttttgtataagaatattttttatgtgcacaaatattttcggacacaaatgattttaataagattaatctaaatagataaaatttgcatcttaattttaatcacataCATGCTACATTTCCACCGAGGAAACCATCTTCTTACAACAGGAAAGGTTCCATTAAAtcataagtttaaaaaaggagaaaatctattttgcatttttataaaaatgtgaacctctgataattttattggaGCCTCTTATAATGAAGAGATCTATATGCATAGCATAATAgagcatttaaataattgtttttaattttcttgctgCTACTGTTGCctgttttattgatatatttataagttaagtttaaaaaaatataaaactataaaaatataatataaaacgcgATATGTCTCGAAAAACTTAAGTAAGttatagagagaaaagaaaaaatttgaggTTGCATAAAGTATACATAAATTCGATattggatattttaataaatcataattgagCTTTTAAATACACATGgtcgaaaaacatttttaagccAAAGAGAGttgttaatgatatataatgatgTACAAAGTTTCGAAGGCATTATATACACActtgtatatacaaaatatctttaagaAGGCATATACACGGCATATACACGACTACATTATTGGATTcattttttcgttaaaaacttacgacttaataattaaattcttaataattgagataattattttttgtttaatattaaggGAATTATTACgaaaggaatattttatactttgcgGTTTAAAcacttacaaaaaaaatttgacattatttaaaaaagaggaaaagttttatttatattttttaaatatattttgtatatatgttatgtgtgtatgtgtatatgtatatacatacatatacatatatatatatatatatatatatatatatatatatatatatacatattactttATTGAACTTTACAGTATACAAGTGccattgaatttattaaaaagtttagcaTAAAGCACTCTCAGAATATATTGTGGACAAGTGAGAAAATATGgattaaaaagtttcaattgtacatattttattatgttaatattttattatgtagtatattgtataatgtaGTGATCAGAGTTTATAGTAAATTTGCAATAAGTTTTGACAATGACAATTGTTTAACCATAtgctatttaatttgtattatatttaagattatgttatgattatttttttgtttctctgatgtacaaatatttacagataCAAAATTGTTAGctacatataaacaaaaaccagaatttgcaattatttgattttcaacATAACacttattgatatattacacatgaaatctcataaaaatgtcgaaaatttaaagagaacacaatttatttctccgaaaaaaatattgatattaattttttttaatattacatatacaatgcACATATATTGCATCATATATGTAGACATTATAAACattacattttgaaaatatatgaattttttggcAATTAAATAGCTACGGCTTATAATTCGGTTAAGTTTGTAGATaatagaagatataaaaaaaaaac encodes:
- the LOC126858244 gene encoding serine/threonine-protein phosphatase 4 regulatory subunit 4-like isoform X3; this encodes MSRVVPKMQQSLATASTEFHIAASSTFKTILEQKLVSHNVFSQTFLQSILNSLESRDPVISRAWLETLLDVIELLPVEVVRGQILPLTISKGQLSQPVYSRITCSRLLGKICTRFDSAMIQKEVLPTVHSLCQDVNSDVRANICLQLRFVAENLGAESVKPALLPSLVELASDEESNVRYASVQTIVYLLPHLQEDTIKHIIAPLVKKLCENAAKSEDNVICIIAEQLGKLVLGLEKCLSISEKTWFLKYFQQLAQMGIPSLKKEKPQFTFISSNPKQDERYIKCREHCAFNLPAMFIFVSSSSEDVNALLTTFDALTSDHYYMVRRTVACGIHEVSKVLGSKSVRIRGNLIKLLKDDSEEVLQGLIPHLGLTLENLAENQTVGTDRVDSTLMEIGKALLKCEAKVAGTYNWRLASLMHAQLEILPKCFPSDFIYSYFVPMAFSRILHARPIPVRLAAGTLFLVLLRYNMKSIQRAELRNRIFTDIANNPDCYVRMMFVRMMIEALEIFSSVYFKEHFFNVLLNLAEDPIANIRMKVVSLLPQLKSQLWIPTDKKLLTSLESIVRHLVNNEKDRDVLLILKSVTQKLDEIDVKYEGQTLTTKLTKQDIEDAKKLEEEKKLLGINTGKSTTGSIVKKGWTRTGNDISARGLQKGERLVNNEASYETKLLLMKYGAAPSRQMVESLKTRILLTHPWERVGYFNSHTNTPLLNFENESSNDYTQKLQCSCSKLAVFQALLQLPDTCEQEYKSSDAFQCGSYYDTDNDRAKFREQSIQANDFNNSSTFASKPFLLPLVREDNKQESQQHSLLTGRDYSHEFPANIDKDRAPNFAGLRALTDAAHYNSCWAFSSMPEIPVMQSDDEFLVDAGIRIPAQFSASPSASKIPHLQDFIATRRRPNNSTVPRRNSMNFDKVKFKRHSSVEYEDCMKRTSENDDPSSMKSTQTSIDYEEGLRQHNMLKENLSDQQSSKTKRYSAPYGRTRFGWDASQERSVDEKFKRNSLILDKDKLRFANSKCVLDRTKRHSTNFSLKLSDSKETKQNVKRHSLEDHTTVHRTIKGYFSTLDVNHNQGLSKIPLRNVESRSRTAPTTRASSPVLMESRLRFDVENCDDIRSSASDRHLSRFSSSDEEVDKLCRMLLHSQTKNVIAQSSTSGTPRNRRRYPIHLLMKKL